Proteins encoded in a region of the Salmo trutta chromosome 34, fSalTru1.1, whole genome shotgun sequence genome:
- the LOC115173250 gene encoding gamma-aminobutyric acid type B receptor subunit 1-like encodes MALLLLIILLFPSLTPAKHNTTTGGCAIIRPPRDGGIRYRGLTQEQIRSVQVLPLDYEIEYICRGNRWIVGPKVRKCLANGTWTDLTQRSKCLLLCPRVWTSLENGRVSEWPLGPPVEGTVLQYSCLPGFILIGRNSTHCNKLGKWDSPKPVCHLLTL; translated from the exons ATGGCACTTCTCCTTTTAATTATCCTACTGTTCCCCTCCCTCACACCGGCcaaacacaatacaaccacag GAGGCTGTGCTATCATCCGTCCTCCCAGAGATGGAGGGATAAGGTACAGAGGACTGACCCAAGAGCAG ATCCGCAGTGTGCAGGTGCTACCACTGGACTATGAGATTGAGTACATCTGCAGAGGGAACAGGTGGATCGTAGGACCCAAGGTGAGGAAGTGTCTAGCCAACGGTACCTGGACTGACCTCACGCAGCGCAGCAAATGCT tacTACTGTGTCCGCGGGTGTGGACATCTCTGGAGAACGGGCGCGTATCAGAGTGGCCCCTGGGGCCCCCAGTGGAGGGGACCGTACTTCAGTACAGCTGTCTGCCAGGATTCATCCTGATTGGAAGGAACTCCACACACTGCAACAAGCTGGGAAAATGGGACTCGCCCAAACCCGTCTGCCACT TGTTAACTCTGTAG